From Pseudonocardia autotrophica, one genomic window encodes:
- a CDS encoding GntP family permease — protein MSDIYVLSAFLLALVVLVVLIARFKVHPVATLFVVVVGLGLALGMGGVGTIELVTEGFGNTLANVGLLVIFGCVLGKMLELSGAAQTITERCLQLFSENKVPWAVALASSIVGIPLIADSVVVMLIPIVSALAARTGISMMKLGPILYIGAYVMTSVIPPGPGPLASAALLGVPTGEAILLGLAVGIPGIITATLYLSMLKTHVDPKPEFVENLDTTGGSGAGGSGNADVTTEERTGVRSPSLLACLTPIVAPIALISSASLLGPLMAEENPVRMVLEFVGEPTMALFLACLLSLPLFGGRWKDKATLNDLFESGLRIAAMPLALTGVGGALALTIRETGVAENIAGGVQEIGISPIIIPFLVAAAVCTITGSNILGVMTAAAIMQPLIETLGLSPIAVYLACATGAQIMKHANSSGWWVTTSLSNMTVGQGIRSIGVASIISGVTGFAVLYLLLVTGVV, from the coding sequence GTGTCGGACATCTACGTCCTGAGCGCGTTCCTGCTCGCGCTCGTCGTCCTCGTCGTCCTCATCGCCCGCTTCAAGGTCCACCCGGTCGCCACGCTGTTCGTGGTGGTCGTCGGACTCGGCCTGGCGCTGGGCATGGGTGGCGTGGGGACGATCGAACTGGTCACCGAGGGCTTCGGCAACACGCTGGCCAACGTGGGCCTGCTGGTGATCTTCGGCTGCGTGCTGGGGAAGATGCTGGAGCTCTCCGGCGCCGCGCAGACGATCACCGAGCGCTGCCTGCAACTGTTCTCCGAGAACAAGGTCCCCTGGGCGGTGGCGCTCGCATCGTCGATCGTGGGCATCCCACTGATCGCCGACTCGGTCGTGGTCATGCTCATCCCGATCGTGTCGGCACTGGCCGCACGCACCGGGATCTCGATGATGAAGCTCGGACCGATCCTCTACATCGGCGCGTACGTGATGACCTCGGTCATCCCGCCGGGACCGGGCCCGCTGGCGTCCGCCGCCCTGCTCGGTGTGCCGACCGGCGAGGCGATCCTGCTCGGCCTGGCCGTCGGCATCCCCGGCATCATCACCGCGACGCTCTACCTGTCGATGCTCAAGACCCACGTCGACCCGAAGCCCGAGTTCGTGGAGAACCTGGACACCACGGGCGGAAGCGGGGCCGGTGGCTCCGGGAACGCCGACGTCACCACCGAGGAGCGGACCGGTGTCCGCAGCCCCTCGCTCCTGGCCTGCCTGACCCCGATCGTCGCACCGATCGCCCTGATCAGCTCGGCGTCGCTGCTCGGCCCGCTGATGGCCGAGGAGAACCCGGTCCGGATGGTCCTGGAGTTCGTCGGCGAGCCCACCATGGCGCTGTTCCTGGCCTGCCTGCTGTCGCTGCCGCTGTTCGGCGGGCGCTGGAAGGACAAGGCGACGCTCAACGACCTGTTCGAGAGCGGCCTGCGGATCGCGGCCATGCCGCTCGCGCTGACCGGTGTCGGCGGCGCGCTCGCCCTCACGATCCGCGAGACCGGGGTCGCGGAGAACATCGCCGGCGGGGTGCAGGAGATCGGCATCTCACCGATCATCATCCCGTTCCTGGTCGCCGCCGCGGTGTGCACGATCACCGGGTCGAACATCCTCGGCGTGATGACCGCCGCCGCGATCATGCAGCCGCTGATCGAGACGCTGGGCCTGTCACCGATCGCGGTGTACCTGGCCTGCGCCACCGGGGCGCAGATCATGAAGCACGCGAACTCGTCGGGCTGGTGGGTCACCACCTCGCTGTCCAACATGACGGTGGGCCAGGGCATCCGGTCGATCGGCGTCGCGTCGATCATCTCCGGGGTCACCGGGTTCGCCGTGCTGTACCTGTTGCTCGTGACCGGCGTCGTCTGA
- a CDS encoding homoserine dehydrogenase: MNRPVARYALTGAKGGFGRTLLAQTRLTPRVEPAVLCDLDVDGTVTMCRELGFRADELAVCRSTDELAARPPGTVAVVPDTGLLAGGDHDVLVEATGSPAAGYRAAVDALEHDRHVVMVSKEVETVAGADLARRAGDRGLGYVPGAGDQPANLVEWFTRTREVGLEVVAVGKSGEYDLVLDPATGRLRHLEQEISVDDPERLLSRTAAIGDTLRARAEAVAEIGRSAAADLCEMAVVADATGLTPDVETLHYPVARTAELADVYALAEHGGIVSRPGVVDVFTVLRRPDEASFAGGVFVVVRTHDPVTWQTLAGKGHVVSRDGRYACLYLPYHLMGVETPLSILDVAARGAAAAPANRGRHVVLGGRARAALAAGRTLTMGGHHHDVDGVAPVLLDVQRAPAGAAPLYLAAHTTLARDVAAGEPVRIDDLADPDPALLEAWRAGASS; the protein is encoded by the coding sequence ATGAACCGTCCGGTCGCGCGCTACGCGCTCACCGGCGCGAAGGGCGGCTTCGGCCGCACCCTGCTCGCGCAGACCCGGCTCACCCCGAGGGTCGAGCCGGCGGTGCTGTGCGATCTCGACGTCGACGGCACCGTCACGATGTGCCGCGAACTCGGCTTCCGCGCCGACGAGCTCGCCGTCTGCCGCAGCACCGACGAGCTCGCCGCGCGTCCCCCGGGCACGGTCGCGGTGGTCCCCGACACCGGCCTGCTCGCCGGCGGCGACCACGACGTGCTCGTCGAGGCCACCGGCAGCCCCGCCGCCGGATACCGGGCCGCCGTCGACGCCCTGGAGCACGACCGGCACGTCGTCATGGTCTCCAAGGAGGTCGAGACCGTCGCCGGGGCCGATCTCGCCCGGCGCGCCGGTGACCGCGGGCTCGGTTACGTCCCCGGCGCCGGGGACCAGCCCGCCAACCTCGTCGAATGGTTCACCCGCACCCGCGAGGTCGGGCTGGAGGTGGTCGCCGTCGGCAAGTCCGGCGAGTACGACCTGGTCCTCGACCCGGCCACCGGGCGGCTGCGGCACCTCGAGCAGGAGATCTCGGTCGACGACCCCGAACGGCTGCTGAGCCGCACCGCGGCGATCGGCGACACGCTGCGGGCACGGGCCGAGGCGGTGGCCGAGATCGGTCGCAGTGCGGCCGCCGATCTCTGCGAGATGGCCGTCGTCGCCGATGCCACCGGCCTGACCCCGGACGTCGAGACCCTGCACTACCCGGTGGCCCGGACCGCCGAGCTCGCCGACGTCTACGCGCTGGCCGAGCACGGCGGGATCGTCTCCCGGCCCGGCGTCGTGGACGTGTTCACCGTCCTGCGCCGCCCGGACGAGGCGAGCTTCGCCGGCGGTGTGTTCGTCGTCGTCCGCACACACGACCCGGTGACCTGGCAGACCCTCGCCGGGAAGGGGCACGTGGTGAGCCGCGACGGCCGCTACGCCTGCCTGTACCTGCCCTACCACCTGATGGGCGTCGAGACCCCGCTGTCGATCCTCGACGTCGCCGCGCGCGGCGCGGCCGCCGCGCCCGCGAACCGGGGCCGGCACGTCGTGCTGGGCGGCCGCGCCCGGGCGGCGCTTGCGGCGGGCCGGACGCTCACGATGGGCGGGCACCACCACGACGTCGACGGCGTCGCCCCGGTGCTGCTCGACGTGCAGCGGGCCCCGGCCGGGGCCGCCCCGCTCTACCTCGCCGCACACACCACGCTCGCCCGCGACGTCGCCGCAGGCGAACCGGTCCGGATCGACGACCTCGCCGATCCCGATCCCGCACTGCTCGAGGCCTGGCGCGCCGGCGCGTCGAGCTGA
- a CDS encoding DeoR/GlpR family DNA-binding transcription regulator → MIPDQRRERLLVELRGAGVLSVRELVELLGVSHMTVRRDIASLEAEGRVASVPGGVRLVDQLHSEPPYRAKASVRLDEKRAIAREAVGLIGNDQVVYLDAGTTLGQVAPLLWSHTGLTVVTNDLTTAVLLSEHPGLELYHVGGRVDRANRSTVGELTARAVRELNLDVALISTSSWDEQRGSTTPHEAKVPVKQAAMEVAARSYLVAGSDKYGQVGTFRVADLTGFDAVVTDSGLPAAVTARLRARGVVLRTAPPPGAPAYA, encoded by the coding sequence GTGATTCCCGACCAGCGTCGTGAGCGGCTGCTCGTCGAGCTCCGGGGTGCGGGCGTGCTCTCGGTCCGCGAGCTCGTCGAGCTGCTCGGGGTCTCCCACATGACGGTCCGCCGCGACATCGCATCGCTCGAGGCCGAGGGTCGGGTCGCATCGGTGCCGGGCGGGGTCCGGCTGGTCGATCAGCTGCACAGCGAGCCGCCGTACCGCGCGAAGGCGTCGGTCCGGCTGGACGAGAAGCGCGCGATCGCCCGGGAGGCGGTCGGCCTCATCGGCAACGACCAGGTCGTCTACCTCGACGCCGGCACCACCCTCGGGCAGGTCGCGCCGTTGCTGTGGTCGCACACCGGGCTCACCGTGGTGACCAACGACCTGACCACGGCCGTGCTGCTCAGCGAGCACCCGGGGCTGGAGCTCTACCATGTCGGCGGGCGGGTCGACCGGGCCAACCGGTCCACCGTCGGGGAGCTGACGGCGCGTGCGGTCCGCGAGCTGAACCTCGACGTCGCACTGATCTCGACCAGCTCCTGGGACGAGCAGCGGGGGAGCACCACGCCGCACGAGGCCAAGGTGCCGGTGAAGCAGGCCGCGATGGAGGTGGCCGCCCGGTCCTACCTGGTGGCCGGCTCCGACAAGTACGGACAGGTGGGCACCTTCCGGGTCGCCGACCTCACCGGATTCGACGCCGTGGTGACCGACTCCGGCCTGCCTGCGGCCGTCACGGCCCGCCTGCGCGCCCGCGGAGTGGTGCTGCGGACCGCCCCGCCCCCCGGCGCCCCGGCCTACGCCTGA
- a CDS encoding ArsR/SmtB family transcription factor has product MPTDAVDVIATSGAAITALDPVRARLLAELAEPRSSSELARILELPRQRVNYHVRRLEEHALVAAAGERRWGGITERLLVATARGYLVSSEALGPAGAADPGLRPDRLSAAYLVSLAGRAVREVGALLRRSRTGGGPAETFALDVQITFPTPAARAAFARDLADVVTGVIARHHDDRAPGGRPHRLVVGAYPLDSEEHTDV; this is encoded by the coding sequence GTGCCCACCGACGCGGTCGACGTCATCGCCACCTCCGGCGCGGCGATCACCGCGCTGGATCCCGTCCGTGCGCGGCTGCTCGCGGAGCTGGCAGAGCCGCGCTCGTCGAGCGAGCTGGCGCGAATCCTGGAACTGCCTCGGCAGCGGGTGAACTACCACGTCCGTCGGCTGGAGGAGCACGCCCTGGTCGCCGCGGCCGGAGAGCGCCGCTGGGGCGGGATCACCGAGCGACTGCTGGTCGCGACCGCGCGCGGCTACCTGGTGTCGTCGGAGGCGCTCGGGCCGGCGGGCGCCGCCGACCCGGGACTTCGACCGGACCGGCTGTCCGCCGCGTACCTGGTGTCGCTGGCGGGCCGCGCCGTCCGGGAGGTCGGGGCCCTGCTTCGGCGCTCGCGGACCGGCGGCGGTCCGGCCGAGACCTTCGCCCTCGACGTGCAGATCACCTTCCCGACACCCGCCGCGCGGGCGGCGTTCGCCCGCGACCTGGCCGACGTCGTCACCGGCGTCATCGCCCGCCACCACGACGACCGCGCACCGGGCGGCCGGCCGCACCGGCTCGTCGTCGGTGCCTACCCCCTGGACAGTGAGGAGCACACCGATGTCTGA
- a CDS encoding SRPBCC family protein has translation MSEVRTSIDDEDGRYRAVAEIEVSGTPEQVWELIATGPGVEAWFVPAEVEPGVGGRYLTRHGDFGDSEGVITAWEPPHRIAYDEPDWQGPGTEVPTWNTEIVVEAVSGSICVVRLSSGFLAGGDAWSDVIVGTFAGWSGALRNLRLYLTHFAGLPVTTLWIRHELPLGAPDVITAAGLREGRVGAPAATAAPAPTLSGTLEQRTDDSVVVRTAEPCPGIAEITTLRHEGTWVVFGWTLYGEDGPEVLDRERAAWASWLAGQVTRTGG, from the coding sequence ATGTCTGAGGTTCGCACATCGATCGACGACGAGGACGGCCGGTACCGCGCCGTTGCCGAGATCGAGGTGTCCGGCACCCCTGAGCAGGTCTGGGAGCTCATCGCGACCGGCCCGGGGGTCGAGGCCTGGTTCGTCCCCGCTGAGGTGGAGCCGGGGGTCGGCGGCCGCTACCTCACCCGGCACGGGGACTTCGGTGACTCCGAGGGCGTCATCACCGCGTGGGAGCCGCCGCATCGCATCGCCTACGACGAGCCCGACTGGCAGGGGCCCGGCACCGAGGTGCCGACGTGGAACACCGAGATCGTCGTCGAGGCCGTGTCCGGGAGCATCTGTGTGGTCCGGCTGTCCTCGGGCTTCCTCGCGGGCGGCGACGCCTGGAGCGATGTCATCGTCGGGACCTTCGCCGGCTGGTCGGGGGCGCTGCGCAACCTGCGTCTGTACCTGACCCACTTCGCCGGCCTGCCGGTGACGACGCTGTGGATCCGCCACGAGCTCCCGCTCGGCGCACCGGACGTGATCACCGCCGCCGGGCTGCGCGAGGGCCGGGTGGGCGCCCCGGCCGCCACCGCCGCCCCGGCCCCGACGCTGAGCGGGACGCTCGAGCAGCGGACCGACGACTCGGTCGTCGTCCGCACGGCGGAGCCGTGCCCCGGCATCGCCGAGATCACCACGCTCCGGCATGAGGGCACCTGGGTGGTGTTCGGCTGGACCCTCTACGGCGAGGACGGGCCCGAGGTGCTCGACCGGGAGCGGGCCGCCTGGGCGTCCTGGCTGGCCGGGCAGGTCACCCGCACCGGCGGCTGA
- a CDS encoding cytochrome c oxidase assembly protein, with amino-acid sequence MSASTEPAAATARPDTGEGTGRRGRDLRPFTTAMTLLLVAVCGGVAVGLTLGDDGYWGQGGLPVPDDVIRIGTVLARVATVAGMALAAGSLLVAGFVAAPQTSGTVDVHGYRALRRGGLAALLGGVAGIVAGWLSVADMSGTALGDLASAGPFGWLGAAATLNEPMGWTLAGLVLLLVAAGAGYVLNWKATAALGVLAAASALFPAAVHPAATGMAHDWSGDGVMLRTVSGVVFLGVAAALAAHRIHGGPLTGTPGRRGRAVLIGAGSVYLVGEIVFQVVVVWNGPWAGSAYATTVAASAVLLALLVAGTAVLARALSSTRPDSAGRLLPVLAVAGALVAALGVAGTRLVPPRFLVRPDSALETLIGWNVDRPFSALTLLVEWRWNIVFGTGALLLAALYALGVRQLASRGVRWPVGRTWAWMLGCAALLLATSSGLGFYSPAMFSVHMISHMTLNMLTPILLSLGGAVTLALRVLRPAGRGNPPGPREWLLALVHSRVARVLTHPGCAAVLFVGSFYVLYFTSLFDGALRFHWTHQLMNLHFVLVGYLFFWPLIGVDSAPHKLPHLGRLAVLLATMPFHAFFGIAVMSSSNVLGQNFYAQVGLPWLDLAADQSVGGGIAWATGELPMLLVMVTLVVQWSRDDSREAVRKDRQAVRDDDAELKAYNEMLAKLRKGD; translated from the coding sequence GTGAGCGCGAGCACGGAGCCGGCTGCGGCCACAGCGCGACCGGACACCGGTGAGGGCACCGGCCGGCGCGGCCGCGATCTCCGTCCGTTCACGACGGCGATGACCCTGCTGCTCGTCGCGGTCTGCGGTGGCGTCGCGGTCGGCCTCACCCTCGGCGACGACGGCTACTGGGGCCAGGGCGGGCTGCCCGTCCCCGACGACGTGATCCGGATCGGCACCGTGCTGGCGCGGGTCGCGACCGTCGCCGGGATGGCGCTCGCCGCCGGATCGTTGCTGGTCGCCGGGTTCGTCGCGGCACCGCAGACGTCCGGGACCGTCGACGTGCACGGCTACCGGGCGCTGCGCCGCGGTGGCCTGGCCGCGCTGCTCGGCGGCGTCGCCGGGATCGTCGCGGGCTGGCTGTCGGTCGCCGACATGTCCGGCACCGCGCTCGGCGACCTGGCCTCCGCGGGCCCGTTCGGCTGGCTCGGCGCCGCCGCGACGCTGAACGAGCCGATGGGCTGGACGCTGGCCGGGCTCGTGCTGCTGCTGGTCGCCGCCGGCGCCGGGTACGTCCTGAACTGGAAGGCCACCGCCGCGCTCGGCGTACTCGCCGCGGCCTCCGCCCTGTTCCCGGCCGCGGTGCACCCGGCCGCCACCGGGATGGCGCACGACTGGAGCGGCGACGGCGTGATGCTCCGGACCGTCTCCGGGGTGGTGTTCCTCGGTGTCGCCGCCGCGCTGGCCGCGCACCGGATCCACGGCGGCCCGCTCACCGGCACGCCAGGACGCCGCGGCCGGGCCGTGCTCATCGGCGCCGGATCGGTGTACCTCGTCGGCGAGATCGTCTTCCAGGTCGTCGTCGTCTGGAACGGCCCGTGGGCCGGATCGGCGTACGCGACGACGGTGGCCGCGTCCGCGGTGCTGCTGGCCCTGCTCGTCGCCGGGACCGCGGTGCTTGCCCGGGCGCTCTCCTCGACCCGGCCGGACTCCGCCGGGCGACTGCTCCCGGTGCTCGCGGTGGCCGGGGCGCTGGTCGCCGCGCTGGGTGTCGCCGGGACCCGGCTGGTGCCGCCGCGCTTCCTGGTCCGGCCGGACTCCGCGCTCGAGACGCTGATCGGCTGGAACGTCGACCGGCCGTTCAGCGCGCTGACGCTGCTGGTCGAGTGGCGCTGGAACATCGTCTTCGGCACCGGTGCGCTGCTGCTCGCCGCGCTGTACGCGCTCGGGGTGCGACAGCTCGCGTCCCGCGGGGTCCGCTGGCCGGTGGGCCGCACCTGGGCCTGGATGCTGGGCTGCGCGGCGCTGCTGCTCGCGACATCGTCCGGTCTGGGCTTCTACTCCCCGGCCATGTTCAGCGTCCACATGATCAGCCACATGACGCTGAACATGCTCACCCCCATCCTGCTCAGCCTGGGCGGCGCGGTGACGCTGGCGCTGCGGGTGCTGCGCCCCGCCGGACGGGGCAACCCGCCCGGACCCCGCGAGTGGCTGCTCGCCCTGGTGCACTCCCGGGTCGCGCGGGTGCTGACCCACCCGGGCTGCGCCGCGGTGCTGTTCGTCGGCTCGTTCTACGTCCTGTACTTCACGTCGCTGTTCGACGGGGCGCTGCGGTTCCACTGGACCCACCAGCTGATGAACCTGCACTTCGTGCTGGTCGGCTACCTGTTCTTCTGGCCGCTGATCGGGGTCGACTCGGCTCCGCACAAGCTGCCGCACCTCGGCCGGCTCGCGGTGCTGCTCGCGACCATGCCGTTCCACGCGTTCTTCGGGATCGCCGTGATGAGCTCGTCGAACGTGCTCGGGCAGAACTTCTACGCCCAGGTCGGGCTGCCCTGGCTCGATCTGGCGGCCGACCAGAGCGTCGGCGGCGGGATCGCCTGGGCCACCGGCGAGCTGCCGATGCTGCTGGTGATGGTGACGCTGGTGGTCCAGTGGTCCCGGGACGACTCCCGGGAGGCGGTGCGCAAGGACCGGCAAGCCGTCCGGGACGACGACGCCGAGCTGAAGGCCTACAACGAGATGCTGGCGAAACTGCGCAAGGGCGACTGA
- a CDS encoding serine/threonine-protein kinase, producing MQRGDDRDAARRGADPDAARRGADPDATRQGAPDAWRTGNRRRGGARPADPGPTRRAAPPQQGPGPQDPARYAAAPPPGGSRRSGPDATRRVGQPDGTRRMDAGDPTRRVGPPPTAAYGAARPQRPDATRMMPAPVTEPELLGGRYRLEGLIGQGGMADVHRATDTRLNRPVAVKIFGPGNDPTADQRFEQEAQVMANLRNPGLVAVHDFAVESDRAYLVMELVDGPSLKDVIAAEDLPPDDIRRIGTEVAQTLAYVHGQGVTHRDVKPSNILIDSDGRARLADFGIAALLGADGHTAAGEIIGTPAYLAPEQVRGTDVGPPADVYALGLVLLEAWTGRQEYQGEGLQGAAERVNRAPVVPADVPEPLRSTISAATATDPRRRPDGHRVAEMLTAASPAPAAPVQPEPEPRSQDLGSSSPGKWIAIGAFVVALLVLLIGFLLFSGNDQETPAPAPTETSAPVTTTEETTEPAPTTTEESGNGGFPIPTNIPTELPTIPTNIPTELPDLPTNLPNPDDITESAQGFWNTVQQWWRNLTGDGGN from the coding sequence GTGCAGCGCGGTGACGACCGGGACGCGGCTCGCCGCGGTGCCGATCCGGACGCGGCTCGCCGCGGTGCAGATCCGGACGCGACCCGTCAGGGCGCGCCCGACGCGTGGCGCACCGGCAACCGCCGCCGCGGCGGCGCCCGCCCCGCGGATCCCGGCCCCACCCGCCGCGCCGCGCCGCCACAGCAGGGCCCCGGCCCCCAGGACCCGGCCCGGTACGCCGCGGCACCACCGCCGGGCGGCAGCCGTCGCTCCGGACCGGACGCCACCCGCCGGGTCGGGCAGCCCGACGGCACCCGCCGGATGGACGCCGGTGACCCGACCCGCCGGGTCGGCCCGCCGCCCACCGCCGCCTACGGTGCCGCCCGCCCGCAGCGCCCGGACGCCACCCGGATGATGCCCGCGCCGGTCACCGAGCCCGAGCTGCTCGGCGGCCGGTACCGGCTGGAGGGCCTGATCGGCCAGGGCGGGATGGCCGACGTGCACCGCGCCACCGACACCCGGCTGAACCGCCCGGTCGCGGTGAAGATCTTCGGACCGGGCAACGACCCGACCGCCGACCAGCGCTTCGAGCAGGAGGCGCAGGTCATGGCGAACCTGCGCAATCCCGGCCTGGTCGCGGTGCACGACTTCGCCGTCGAGTCCGATCGCGCGTACCTGGTGATGGAGCTGGTCGACGGGCCGTCGCTGAAGGACGTGATCGCCGCCGAGGACCTGCCGCCCGACGACATCCGGCGGATCGGCACCGAGGTCGCGCAGACCCTCGCCTACGTGCACGGCCAGGGCGTCACGCACCGCGACGTGAAGCCGTCCAACATCCTCATCGACTCCGACGGCCGGGCCCGGCTCGCCGACTTCGGGATCGCCGCGCTGCTCGGCGCCGACGGCCACACCGCCGCCGGCGAGATCATCGGGACGCCCGCCTATCTCGCGCCGGAGCAGGTCCGCGGCACCGACGTCGGCCCGCCCGCCGACGTCTACGCGCTCGGGCTGGTGCTGCTCGAGGCGTGGACCGGCCGGCAGGAGTACCAGGGCGAGGGTCTGCAGGGCGCCGCCGAGCGGGTGAACCGGGCCCCGGTGGTGCCCGCCGACGTGCCGGAGCCGCTGCGCTCGACGATCTCCGCGGCCACCGCCACCGACCCACGCCGCCGCCCGGACGGCCACCGCGTCGCCGAGATGCTGACCGCAGCGAGCCCCGCCCCGGCCGCCCCGGTGCAGCCCGAGCCGGAACCCCGGAGCCAGGATCTCGGCTCGTCGAGCCCCGGGAAGTGGATCGCGATCGGCGCGTTCGTCGTCGCACTGCTGGTGCTGCTGATCGGGTTCCTGCTGTTCAGCGGCAACGATCAGGAGACCCCGGCGCCCGCGCCGACCGAGACCAGCGCCCCGGTGACGACGACCGAGGAGACCACCGAGCCGGCCCCGACCACCACCGAGGAGAGCGGCAACGGCGGGTTCCCGATCCCGACGAACATCCCCACCGAGCTGCCGACGATCCCGACGAACATCCCGACCGAGCTGCCGGACCTGCCCACGAACCTGCCGAACCCGGACGACATCACCGAGAGCGCGCAGGGCTTCTGGAACACCGTCCAGCAGTGGTGGCGCAACCTCACCGGCGACGGCGGGAACTGA
- a CDS encoding alpha/beta hydrolase, with translation MTTGDPTVVLVHGMGCNASSWNGVVRELALRGVRALAVDLPGHGAGARIPRGYLGSQDRTLLGSETSGMKGIGTPDDVAAMADVLRRAKEHGPVVLAGVSRGGLTLNAVGNSHPELVDRLVYISAHCPVNADSGAYQIAPENADSLLHRTTALVVANPTTIRGLRLNWRTDDPEMLDLLQEALLADGTRDELLAYLHVQDPDESILIDDSLAQAGAEHWGRIPRHYVRLPADRALPVALQDRYIAEADALTPGNTFTVHELDASHIGVQVHPAPTADLLARISATV, from the coding sequence GTGACTACCGGGGATCCGACCGTCGTACTGGTACACGGCATGGGGTGCAACGCCTCGTCCTGGAACGGCGTGGTGCGTGAGCTCGCACTGCGTGGGGTCCGGGCGCTCGCCGTCGATCTGCCGGGGCACGGTGCCGGCGCGCGGATACCGCGCGGCTACCTCGGTTCCCAGGACCGGACGCTGCTCGGCTCCGAGACCAGCGGGATGAAGGGCATCGGCACCCCGGACGACGTCGCCGCCATGGCCGACGTACTGCGCCGGGCGAAGGAGCACGGGCCGGTCGTGCTCGCCGGGGTCAGCCGCGGCGGGCTCACCCTCAACGCCGTCGGCAACAGCCACCCGGAGCTGGTGGACCGGCTCGTCTACATCTCCGCGCACTGCCCGGTGAACGCCGACTCCGGCGCCTATCAGATCGCCCCGGAGAACGCGGACAGCCTGCTGCACCGCACCACCGCACTGGTCGTCGCGAACCCGACGACGATCCGCGGACTGCGCCTGAACTGGCGCACCGACGACCCGGAGATGCTCGACCTGCTGCAGGAGGCACTGCTCGCCGACGGCACCCGCGACGAGCTGCTGGCCTACCTGCACGTGCAGGACCCGGACGAGTCGATCCTGATCGACGACTCGCTGGCGCAGGCCGGGGCGGAGCACTGGGGCCGGATCCCGCGGCACTACGTCCGGCTGCCCGCCGACCGTGCGCTGCCGGTCGCGCTGCAGGACCGCTACATCGCCGAGGCCGATGCGCTGACCCCGGGCAACACGTTCACGGTGCACGAGCTGGACGCCTCACACATCGGTGTCCAGGTCCACCCCGCCCCGACCGCCGACCTCCTCGCCCGGATCTCCGCGACCGTCTGA
- a CDS encoding geranylgeranyl reductase family protein: MSPAPSPAVSDTPARPAPERTEVLVVGAGPAGSAAAAWAARHGLDVVLADAAEFPRDKACGDGLTPRAIAELSRLGLGDWIDAHGTNQGLRAHGFGQVLELPWPGGSLPAHGSAIPRTELDAGIRQAALDSGAIGMDGAKAVDVVFSGDRVESVVFADGRTVACRHLVVADGARSTLGRVLGREWHQDTAYGVAARGYISSGRHDDPWISSHLELRGENDEVLAGYGWLFPLNDGRVNIGVGTLATDRRPANIKLRSLIEHYANARREDWQLRGKVELPRSALLPMGGAVSGVAGRNWALIGDAAGCVNPLNGEGIDYGLETGRLVAELLTAGADLGTAWPATLRSHYGLAFSIARRLAGLITIPRLLPLAGPIGMRSRTLMTVALRVMGNLVTDEDTDLTARAWRAAGKLSVRLDDRPPFPAADLRTPAVAR; encoded by the coding sequence ATGAGCCCCGCCCCGTCGCCCGCCGTCTCCGACACCCCGGCGCGCCCCGCGCCGGAGCGCACCGAGGTGCTGGTCGTCGGCGCCGGACCGGCCGGCTCCGCCGCTGCGGCCTGGGCCGCCCGGCACGGCCTCGACGTCGTCCTCGCCGACGCCGCGGAGTTCCCGCGGGACAAGGCCTGCGGCGACGGGCTGACCCCGCGGGCGATCGCCGAGCTGTCCCGGCTCGGGCTCGGCGACTGGATCGACGCGCACGGCACCAACCAGGGCCTGCGCGCGCACGGGTTCGGGCAGGTGCTGGAGCTGCCCTGGCCGGGCGGGTCGCTGCCGGCGCACGGATCCGCCATCCCGCGCACCGAACTCGACGCCGGGATCCGGCAGGCCGCGCTCGACTCCGGCGCCATCGGGATGGACGGCGCGAAGGCCGTCGACGTCGTGTTCTCCGGTGACCGCGTGGAGTCCGTGGTGTTCGCCGACGGCCGCACCGTCGCCTGCCGGCACCTGGTCGTCGCCGACGGGGCGCGCTCCACGCTGGGCCGGGTACTCGGCCGGGAGTGGCACCAGGACACCGCCTACGGCGTCGCCGCCCGCGGCTACATCTCCTCCGGACGGCACGACGACCCGTGGATCAGCTCGCACCTGGAGCTGCGCGGCGAGAACGACGAGGTGCTCGCCGGGTACGGGTGGCTGTTCCCGCTGAACGACGGCCGGGTCAACATCGGCGTCGGGACCCTCGCGACCGACCGGCGCCCGGCCAACATCAAGCTGCGTTCGCTGATCGAGCACTACGCGAACGCCCGCCGCGAGGACTGGCAGCTGCGCGGCAAGGTCGAGCTCCCGCGCTCGGCGCTGCTGCCGATGGGCGGTGCGGTGTCCGGCGTCGCCGGCCGCAACTGGGCGCTGATCGGCGACGCCGCGGGCTGCGTGAACCCGCTCAACGGCGAGGGCATCGACTACGGCCTGGAGACCGGGCGGCTGGTCGCCGAGCTGCTCACCGCGGGCGCCGATCTCGGCACCGCATGGCCGGCCACGCTGCGCTCGCACTACGGACTCGCGTTCTCGATCGCGCGGCGGCTCGCCGGGCTGATCACGATCCCGCGGCTGCTCCCGCTCGCCGGGCCGATCGGGATGCGCTCGCGCACCCTGATGACGGTCGCGCTGCGGGTGATGGGCAACCTGGTCACCGACGAGGACACCGATCTCACCGCACGGGCCTGGCGGGCCGCCGGGAAGCTGTCGGTCCGGCTCGACGACCGGCCCCCGTTCCCGGCCGCCGATCTGCGGACCCCCGCCGTCGCACGCTGA